TTTGATCGTTAACGATATAGTTAAAACCGAAATGTGAATTCTTTGGGGGATCGGCAACAACACCTGTTACGGTTTTTTCTACTTCTCTGCCATTAGGATACTCTTGCCGGATTGTTTTCCCCATAGGGTTTTCAGTACCAAATAGTTTTTCTACCATGCTTTGAGTAAGTACAATGGAATAAGGATCGGTTAACGCAGTTTCGCTATTCCCCATATACCAGGTATAAGTGAAGATTTTCGAAAATTCTTCATCAACTGCGATGCCCCATTCAATCATACTCTTTTCATCGGCCCTCAGAACGGTTCTGGAACTGGTAAAGTAGGCCGCGAATTCTACTTCAGGATAGTCTTCTTTCATGGTTGCAGCCATAGGAGTAGCCGTTACTGCATACCAATTCGAGCCTAGGTAGGTATTCTGTGGTTGTTGCTCAATAACCCGATAGGTGCGGTCGCTATGAGTATGAAAACTATCGTAATTGAGCTCAAACTGGATAAAAAACCCGATGATCAAAAAGCAAGCTAAGCCAATAGTTAACCCAACTATATTTACGAAGGAGTAACTCTTCTGCTTATTTAAATTTCTGAAAGCAATTTTTAGATAGTTCTTGAACATAGCGATGGACCAATAGAATTTGTGAGTGATTTTTGAAGGGGCGTATCGAAGTACTTGTCGCCAATACCATGCATCCGCTTCTTTTTTTCCTTTGTTAGAAACCAGGTAGGCGTAATACTCTTCGAAATCTCCAAGTGTGGTTTTCCAGACGTCATCATATTGAAGCCTGGTCAGGAGCTTTTCTGCTAATTTGGGAGGGTGAGGCAACATGCTAGCTAGCTCCAAACATTAATTGAGGAACTCCGCTCCACATGCTTTGCTGAACTTCATACGCATGGCGAAGGGCAGTTTTGCCATCACGGGTTAAGGCATAAATGCGCTTATGTCTCCCACCTCGTTCAGGGGTAGATTCAGAAAGAGAAGAGGAGAGATAGCCTCTTTTTTCCAGTCGCTCAAGGGGCATATAAATACCACCAAGCGACCATTCTTTTTCTGTCAGTTCAGATAGTTTTTCCTGGATAGGGATGCTATAAGCGTTTTCATCGAGTTTAAAAACGGCAAGTAAAATGTATTCTTCGGCTCTTGTTAAAAGCTTCATATTTCCAATTCTTATTTTTTGAAACTAATCGCAATACTACCTAAAAAAATATTTGTTTCAAATTTTTAGAAATGGATAGAAATTATATACAGACTTGTCACTTCGACCCAGCCTGGCCGATAGACGGGCGGAGGAGAAGTCTAAAGATTTCCATTAACGCCAATGTGCAGATTTTTCACCTCCATTCGGAGGATTCGAAATGACAAACCAAGAAAGTCTTGCGAGGAGTATCAAATACAGATTTGGATTCAATAGAAATCGACGAAGCAATCTTGAGCTAAAGGCTCAATGAGTCCGGTAATGTTAAGCCGTAATTTCTTTTACCTGTTGGTTTAAATGAATCCTCGAGGACCTGGAACCAGGGAATTCCGTAGGCTCCCTTTTTGACCTCCACTGTCACTATATCTCCAATTTTAACACGGTTATAAAAAGAAAGACTTACTTTTCCTTCTGTTTTTTTGGTATTCAGAGGGTGCCAATTTTCAGATAGAACCAAGTTATTAAAGTTATCAGATTGCTTCTTTTGAATTATCTCGGCTTGATATCTAACAGCAGAAGAAGTATCAAAAATCACGTTTGATATAGCTATAGCGGAACAAAAAAAGCCATATAGAAAAAAAGGGAACATATAAGTAGCTCCAAAATCGCTTTTCTTGGAAAAACCTACTTCATCAGTTTTGAAAAACAAAATTAATACGATGCAAAGTGAAAGAGGAATAGAAAAAACCCATATCCATTTAGTGGTGATAAAGTTGAAATCATAAAGCACCCTCATTCCTAGTGCACAAGTAGGGAATAATAGAGAAACAAATAGGGATGGGTAGATAGTGTTGGCTCTATCATTGATTTTCAAAAGCCCCTTGAATTGAATAATCAGAAAAATCGCAACAAACGGAATTATCATATTGAACAAAATTACTAGGTCGTATGGCGAAGGGAAAAATAATGCCAGGATCAATAGGATAAAGGAGGTGCCATTCAACCATTTTGTAGTCTTTTTAGCAAGTTCAAACCGTTCATTTCGTTCAAAATTATTTCTGCCAAACCGTTCATCAGCAACAATTTCATTTGCCTCCCTTGTAAGTTTATATAAGCTTAGTTCATCAAAGTTTTGTGAGAGGAAATTGATTAGAGATATACTGTCTTCAAGATAGCGCGTTACTTTTAGGGGCTTTTGATTTTTTGACTTGGGAATTATTCTGAAATAGTTTTCATCAATCTCAAAACCTTGTATTTCTGCAAGGAACATAGAGTGGGATTTAAACGCAACTTGATGAAAAAAAAGATCCTTTTTGACAATAAGTACCTCACGATAAGTTCTAATTAAGGCATAAGTAGAAAAAGAAAAAGCAATTAGACCCAGCATAAAAAGTAATACAAGTACCCATATATCCTCCGATACCCGATCAAATAGAACATTGTATAAAAGAGCGATTCCAAGCCCTCCAAATAGCAGGCATAGAGCATAAATAAAAATTCGCCAACCGGGGGATATTCTGAATTCCATATTTAAAAATAATACCAGGCTAGCGATGTAACAACAGGATTTAATTCAGATTGAAATCAAAATCAAAATATGCTTACCGTCACTCGCCATTGCCACACCAATAGGAGTGAGGGTATGGGTTATTCGGATTGTATCCTGATGGAAACTAAGTACCTCCTCCAGCTTTTTATAACATTGTGGGCTTTCGTCAGCACCGCCACCTCGAAGTTCAATGCCTCTCTTGACTGCATCGCGTTGAGTGTTTTTATAATTCACCTCTCCGCGTTGCACCTGGATTTTTCTTCCATGTTTCCATTTGAACTTTCCGGCAGCTTTCCTTCTGCTCATAACGCGTCCAGCGCCATGAACTGTTGAATACAATCCTTTTTGTGATTCCTTGGAATCAACACCCTCAATGATTACCGAATCATCGAACATATTAGCTCCAATAAATCCGGCTTGTCCTGGAAATGCAGGAGTACAACCTTTACGAACTACCCAGTACTCTTCACCAAAATGTTGTTCTTTCCATGCAAAGTTGTGATGGTTGTGTACTTCGTAGTTGGATTCAGTTCCAAGGATTTCCAGGACTTTATTTACTACGGCATCACGTCCTGCATAAGCATATCTGCCGGCTATTTCCAGGGCCTGAATATAATCCATACCTATTTCTGAATGGGTATCAAAAAGAATAGGCTTTCCATTCATTGGGCCTTCGTTGGCATGTTCACCAAACCCCTTCCCCTGGGAAAGAGCAATGAACCCGGTAGTTATATTATGGCCGAAACCTCTTGATCCAAAGTGAACTCCTATCCAAAGGAATCCCTCAGTATCACGAAATAAATCCACGAAGTGGTTTCCGGATCCTACAGAACCCAATTGTTTAGCCGCCTTACTTTGAAGTTTATTCTGGATGTGGTTCGTCATTTTTACCTGTAAGTCTGGTATTTCATCAAGTACGGGATGATCAATTGGGTTCGGGTTAGGTACTCCAGCTCCAAATCCAATTTGTTTCCAGATCTCATCCATAACTTTTGCAATATTGACATCACTTGCCTGTACAGGTGTACGTACCGCTTTATTGCCACAGGCTATATCAAAGCCTACTCCAGATAGCGAAATCTTGTTTCTATAAGCAACGGCTCCCCCAATTGGGTGTCCATATCCATAGTGAGCATCAGCTGTAAGAACAGCATGGTCATCTTCACTAAAACAGTTTTTTATTTGTTCAATAGAAGAGGGTTCAATGATTTCCTCTCCAAAAATTTTCAAGTTTTCCATAGTTAATAAATATCTGGAGGCAACAGGCGAAAAGCCGCTTTTTTCGTGTTTTTACCACTAAACTATCCCACCCCGAAAGTGTTCGAGATTGGGAGCCGGATTCGAACCGACGTCACGCGATCCTGAGTCGAAGTAAGGCTACTCTACAGCACTCCAAAATTAAAAGATTAATACAAAAGGGCGACATTCAGTTTACCGTAACCGGATTCGAACCGGACTCACTCATTTCTGAGTTTCACCATCGAAGTAGGGTAAACTAACAGCACCTAATGTGTTTAGAGTAATAGTCAATCAGAAATGAATTTCCGCCATCCTAATAACTTAGGAGCAGGGTTCGAACCTGCACATCTATAAAAGATCAGTTAAGCATTTGCTTCACCGGCGTCTACCGAAGTATTCCGATTTACAACATCTAAATGTCAAAAAGGGATTGAGGTAACCTTCGAAAAGTCTTCTCGTGCTCTACCAACTGAGCTACCCCATCCGAAAGTTTTCGGGATCGAGAGCCGAACTCGAACCGGCGACCACGTCGTTATGGCGAAGTATGACTTATCTACAACACTCAATCAATATGTTAATTCGGAGTAACAAGCGAAATAAGTGGGGAATCGCATTCCGGGAGTCGAACCCGGCATAGCTCTATGGCTAAGTCCTCCCCTAACGTGAGCGAAGTATCTTATTTCAACAACATCCGAAATTTGCCCCGGCTCTGAGGCCGGAGCTTTTATAATTCCATGCGCTTAATTTCTGAAAGCGTAGAATCACCTTCTTCAAGCGCATTCAAAACATCAAATATTTTATCAGACCATCCAGCGACTAGAAATACATCACTATTTTCAATTCGAAGCGGAGTATTTCCATAGCCTGCAAGGTCAAACAAATACAGTTTAGCACTTGGTGCGATGGAAGCTTTATACTCTTTCCACAAAGTGGAGAAAGAGTTTTTTCTTCCACGTGTATCCCACATCTGGCAGTCAGTAAACAGCATCACTTTATCAACTACTTTTCGATTTTTGATTAGTGATTTGATCACTTTATATCCATTTGTGGCATACCCAACTGAACCTTCGATTCGGTTAAGTTTCTGGGTATTTGCTAGAACATTGGTAGAAGGTAAGTTGACCTGCTTCCACGAATCTCCGA
This DNA window, taken from Balneola sp., encodes the following:
- a CDS encoding RtcB family protein, whose amino-acid sequence is MENLKIFGEEIIEPSSIEQIKNCFSEDDHAVLTADAHYGYGHPIGGAVAYRNKISLSGVGFDIACGNKAVRTPVQASDVNIAKVMDEIWKQIGFGAGVPNPNPIDHPVLDEIPDLQVKMTNHIQNKLQSKAAKQLGSVGSGNHFVDLFRDTEGFLWIGVHFGSRGFGHNITTGFIALSQGKGFGEHANEGPMNGKPILFDTHSEIGMDYIQALEIAGRYAYAGRDAVVNKVLEILGTESNYEVHNHHNFAWKEQHFGEEYWVVRKGCTPAFPGQAGFIGANMFDDSVIIEGVDSKESQKGLYSTVHGAGRVMSRRKAAGKFKWKHGRKIQVQRGEVNYKNTQRDAVKRGIELRGGGADESPQCYKKLEEVLSFHQDTIRITHTLTPIGVAMASDGKHILILISI